Genomic DNA from Sulfitobacter sp. M39:
ACAGGTTGTAGCATACGCCGGAATCGAACCAGCCAAGGTATTTGACGCCCATCTTCTCTTGGTGGATCTGGTCGATCAGTTCCAACCCGCCGTTGGCGCGGGTTTCGACCGCGGTCAGGTTGGATGTGACCAGCGCGTCTTTTTCAGGCAAAGCCCCTGCGTAAAAGCTGCCCGGCGTATAGACCATATCGACCACACCCGACCGGACGGCGTCGGGCTGCTGGAACATGCCAATGGCTTCGGGGCCACCGCGCACTTCGATCTGCACAACGCCTTCACCGGCGGTGTTCACCTTGTCGACGAATTCAAGGAACGACTTGGTATAGATCAACGATTCAGGAAAAGCGTGTACCGCGGTCAGCGTCTCTTGCGCAAAAGCCGCCGTGGTCAACGCCGTCGAGGCGAGGATACCGCCAAGGATTGTCTGTTTCATCGTATATACTCCCGGTTGGTGGGGCTGTTGGACCCCGTTATGTTGCCGTCCTGTCCCTCTTGCGGGGATCAGCACGTCTTAGGATGCGGGCAATGCCCACGGGTGCGCGGCAAACCGTGCCGTGCGAAAATCTTTGATGCGGTCGTTATGCTGGGCGGTCAGGTCGATATCATCCCAACCGTTCACCAGTTTCTCTTGCCAGACGGGATCCAGCTCGAAGGTCAGGGTATGCCCCGCAATCACCGCTGCACATTTTTCCAAATCCACTGTCGCGCTGACAGCATCGGTGCCGATCGCGTCCAGCAGGGCGTCAATCTCTGCATCGCTCACACGGGCGGGCAGCAGGCCATTGTTGACAGCATTGCTTTGGAAGATGTCACCAAAGCTCGGGGCAAAGACGGCCCTGATCCCGAAATCAACCAGCGCATAGACCGCCGCCTCGCGGCTTGAGCCGCTGCCGAAGTTGCGCCGCGTGATCAACACATCTGCCCCCGCATGGCGATCCAGCACATGATCCACCGCATCCTGACGCAAGTCGTGCAATAGGAACTTGCCATAGCCGTCAGCCCGCGGCGCCGACATAAAGCGCGCCGGAATGAGCTGATCGGTATCGACGTTTTCTTGCGGCAGCGCGACGGCGGTGCCATTGATCTGTGTCCAGCCGGTCATGTGCGTCCCTCCAGCATCGGGCGCACATCGGCGAGATGTCCGGTAACTGCGGCGGCGGCGACCATGGCGGGGCTCATCAGATGGGTCCGCGCCCCGCGTCCCTGACGGCCCTTGAAGTTACGATTGGTCGAAGACGCGCAGCGTTTGCCGGCTTCGACCTGATCGCCATTCATGCCGACACACATCGAACAGCCCGATGCGGCCCATTCAAGCCCCGCTTGGGTAAAGACTTCGGCCAGCCCTTCGGCTTCGGCCTGTTTCTTGACCTGCGCCGACCCGGGCGACACCAACCCCGGCACGACGGCCTTGCGCCCCGCCAAGACTTTGGCGGCAAGACGAAGGTCTTCGATCCGGCCATTGGTGCACGATCCGATAAACACCTGATCGACTGTAATTTTGTCCAGCGGCAGTCCCGGTTCCAGCGCCATATACTCCAGCGCCGCGCGCGCTTGCGCCTGTTTGCTGCCCGACAGCTGCGCCGGATCAGGTACATGTCCGGTAATGGGCAGCGCATCTTCGGGGGAGGTGCCCCAGGTCACGGTTGGCGCGATATAGCTGGCGTTGATTGCAACCTCGCGGTCGAAACGGGCATCTTTGTCAGTCGCAAGCTGGGACCAGTCCCGCAGGGCCGCCTCCCAATCTGCGCCTTTCGGGGCAAAGTTACGCCCTTTTATATAGTCGAATGTCACCTGATCCGGGGCCACCAGCCCCAACCGCGCACCCCCTTCGATGCTGAGGTTGCACAGCGTCAGGCGCCCCTCCATGCTTAACGCGCGGACAGCGGGGCCAGCATATTCAATCGCGTGGCCGCGTGCCCCATCGGCCCCCAGTTTTGCGATCCAGTGCAGCGCCAGATCCTTGGCCGTGACACCAGCCCCCAACGCGCCGTCCACGGTGATCCGCATCGTTTTGGGGCGTTGTTGCCAGATCGTCTGCGTCGCCAGAATATGCGCCACCTCTGTCGCACCGACGCCAAAGGCCAGGGCACCAAAGGCCCCATGCGTTGAGGTATGGCTATCGCCGCAATTGATCAGCAGGCCCGGCAAGGTCAGCCCCTGTTCGGGGCCGATCACATGCACAATGCCCTGCCCCGGATCGCGCAAATCGAATAGCCGGATGCCCTGCGCCTTGGCGTTGCGCCCCAATGTGTCGATCATCCGCCGGATATCCGCCGCCATCTCGTCGGCGCGGGTGGGGGCATAGTGATCGACGACGCCAAAAGTCAGATCAGGGGCGGCGACCTTCATGCCGCGGCTCTCCAGCTTCACGAATGCATGGTGCGATCCTTCGTGCACCAGATGTCGATCAACCCAGAGCAGCGACGTGCCGTCATCGCGCCGCATCACCTCATGTGCGGCCCAAAGCTTGCCAAAGAGGGTCTGCGGCGCGGTCATTCTGCGGCACCCTTCCGGCCCGGTTTCACCACCGGCTCCCAATGACGCGCCTCGCCTGCGCCGACACGGCTCAGCGCCATTTCAAGGCGGAACATATCGGGGCGATAGAGCGCAGAGAGGTATTCAACCCCGCGTCCATCCTCATCCTTCACCACACGGTCCAGCGACAGCAGCGGCGCGCCGACACTGACCCCGAGGGCATCCGCCACATCGGGCGATGCAAGGGTCGCACTTACCGTTTGATGTGCTGAATCAACTTTGACGCCAGACCGCTCTAGCAAGCGGAAAAGTGGCGTCGTCGCCAGCTCTGCCTCTGTGTAGTTATGTGCGATATCTTCGGGCACCCAGGTGGTCAGGTGGGAAAACGGCTCCCCTTCCACCAACCTCAAACGTACCGCAACTTGCACACGCGCTTGCGCATCCAGCCCCATCGCGGTGGCCACACTGCCCGGCGCGGCACCGTAGCTAAAGGATAAAAGCCGCGCGGTGGTGTTCTGCCCCATCTCGACCAGCTGCGGCATCAATG
This window encodes:
- the leuD gene encoding 3-isopropylmalate dehydratase small subunit — protein: MTGWTQINGTAVALPQENVDTDQLIPARFMSAPRADGYGKFLLHDLRQDAVDHVLDRHAGADVLITRRNFGSGSSREAAVYALVDFGIRAVFAPSFGDIFQSNAVNNGLLPARVSDAEIDALLDAIGTDAVSATVDLEKCAAVIAGHTLTFELDPVWQEKLVNGWDDIDLTAQHNDRIKDFRTARFAAHPWALPAS
- the leuC gene encoding 3-isopropylmalate dehydratase large subunit, with the translated sequence MTAPQTLFGKLWAAHEVMRRDDGTSLLWVDRHLVHEGSHHAFVKLESRGMKVAAPDLTFGVVDHYAPTRADEMAADIRRMIDTLGRNAKAQGIRLFDLRDPGQGIVHVIGPEQGLTLPGLLINCGDSHTSTHGAFGALAFGVGATEVAHILATQTIWQQRPKTMRITVDGALGAGVTAKDLALHWIAKLGADGARGHAIEYAGPAVRALSMEGRLTLCNLSIEGGARLGLVAPDQVTFDYIKGRNFAPKGADWEAALRDWSQLATDKDARFDREVAINASYIAPTVTWGTSPEDALPITGHVPDPAQLSGSKQAQARAALEYMALEPGLPLDKITVDQVFIGSCTNGRIEDLRLAAKVLAGRKAVVPGLVSPGSAQVKKQAEAEGLAEVFTQAGLEWAASGCSMCVGMNGDQVEAGKRCASSTNRNFKGRQGRGARTHLMSPAMVAAAAVTGHLADVRPMLEGRT
- a CDS encoding GntR family transcriptional regulator; the protein is MTLQSTSSKGRGLPEGGKARRVYLHLHEEIMRGVYAAGAVLPGEQKLAVTLDVSRVTVRRALDALEGDGLISRRAGSGTTVCAPKVQPALAADFNTLMPQLVEMGQNTTARLLSFSYGAAPGSVATAMGLDAQARVQVAVRLRLVEGEPFSHLTTWVPEDIAHNYTEAELATTPLFRLLERSGVKVDSAHQTVSATLASPDVADALGVSVGAPLLSLDRVVKDEDGRGVEYLSALYRPDMFRLEMALSRVGAGEARHWEPVVKPGRKGAAE